In Deinococcus maricopensis DSM 21211, the sequence GCGTGCAGGCGCGCGCCGGCGCGCGTGGCGTCCGGGGCGCTCAGGCCCTGCCCGAGCAGCGCGGCGATCACACCGCCGAGCAGGTCGCCCATGCCGCCGCTCGCCATGCCGGGGTGCCCGCCGCGCACGACCGTGAGGCCGTCCGGGCCCGCGACGACGCTGGGGCCGCCCTTCAGGAGCACGGTGCAGGCGTAGCGTTCCTGCAGGGCGCGCGCCGCGCCGAGCGGATCGCGGGTGATGGCGGGCGTGTCGGTGCCGAGTAGGCGCGCGGCTTCGCCTGGGTGCGGCGTGAGGACCGTGCGGGCGTGCGTGACGCCGGTCAGTTCGGGCTGGAGGGCGTCCGCGTCCAGCACGGTGGGCACGTCCCACGCGAGGGCGGCGCGGGCGACGGTCAGCGCGCGCGAGCCGAGGCCCATGCCGAGCACGACCGCGTCGGGTTTCGCCTGGTCCTGCAGGTCGCGGGTGAGGTCCGCGTGGCGGCGCAGCATCAGTTCGGGCGTGAGCAGTGGCAGGTCCGCTTCGCTGTGCACGGTGATCAGGCCCGCGCCGGCGCGCAGGGCACCGACCCCCGCGATCAGCGGCGCGCCGGTCGTGCCGGGGTGCCCGCCCACCACCCACACGCGCCCGGCAGTGCCCTTGTGCGCGTCCGCGAACCGCACAGGCAGGCGGGCGGCGAGGGCCGCGTCGTCCTCGCGGGTGGCGACGGCGTGCCGCGCGGCGAACGCGGGCGGCACGCGCAGGTCTCCGTGCAGCAGGGTGCCGGCGTGGTGCGCGGCCGGGCCGAACAGCAGGGTCGGCTTGAGGCCCGCGAGGACGACCGTGTACGTGGCGCGCAGCGCGTCATCGTCCGCCTCGGCGGTGTCGGCGTTCACGCCGGTCGGCACATCAATGCTCAGCACGGGCAGGCCGCTCGCGTTCACGCGGGCGGTCAGGGCCGCGAGGGCGGGCTGCAGCGGCGGCACAAAGCCGGTGCCGAGCAGGCCGTCGATGATCAGGTCCGCGCGCCTGAGCGCTCCCGCGAGGGCAGGCGCGCTCAGGCGCGCGGTGGGTACACCCAACGCCGTGAGGCGGCGACGGTTCGCGCGCGTCAGGGGGTGCCGGGCGGGCAGCGCGAGCACGCGGGCGTCCTCGCCGAGCGCGTGCAGGTGCCGGGCGGCCACGAGGGCGTCGCCGCCGTTCGCGCCGCTCCCGGCGAGCAGCAGGACGCGCGCGCCGGGGAAGTGCGCGCGCGCGTGGTCCGCGACGGCGCGGCCCGCGTGTTCCATGGCGAGATCCAGCAGGCCGGCGCGGTCCAGGTCGGCGTCCATCGCGCGGACGCCGCCGGCGGTCAGGACGGGTTCAGGGTGGGGAGGCATGTGCCTATTAGACCGCCCGGTGCGGGCGGGCCGGCAACGAGGAAATCCTCAGGTGACGCCCACGTCGGGTGGGGCTCAGCCTTCAGCCGCCCAGGAGGTTGCGGAGCAGCAGGACGCCCACGACCGCCGCGCCCGCAATCCACACCAGACGGTTCCTGGGCAGCGCCCCGCTGAGTTTCCCGCTCTGCGCCTGCATTTCCACTCGGGTGCGCTCGCGTTCCTGCCGTCCGGCGAGGCGCTGCCCGGTCTTGAAGGACCGCAGGCTCTCCCCCATGCGTTTTTGTTTACGCAGGGCGACGGCGAGGTTGTGGTGTGCGCCCGGGTAGTCCTTGTGCAGCGCGAGGGCCGCGCGGTACTGACGCTCCGCATCGGCGTACGCGCCCGCCTCCAGGTCGAGGTTCCCGAGGTTCGTGAGGGCGCGGTAGTGGCGCGCGTCGAGGTCCAGGGCCGCCTGGAATGCGGCGCGCGCGTCGGTCACGTCGCCGCCGAGGGCGTACAGCACGCCCTGGACGTTCAGCGCTTCCGCGCGCGTCCAGGGGTTCTCGAGGGCCGGGGCGAGCCGCGCCTCGAGGTCGGCGGGGTCGGTGATGCGCGCGCCGTCCACGTCCTGCAGGGCCGTCACGGCGGCGTGCAGGGCGTCCGGGTCGGCGTGGGCCCACAGGGTCGGCGCGTCGGACGTGTCGTCCAGGTCCGCGCGGTAGCGGGTCAGGTGCGCGTGGGCCTGCAGGTACGCGCGGGCGCGCACCGCTTCCTGCAGCGCGACGAGGTCGTCGAGCGCGGCGGTGAGGGCGGCGTCGGCGCCGGCCTGCAGCGCGAGCGCGTGGGCGCGCGGCGCGTCGCGGGTGCTGAGCGGCGCGGTCCAGGCGTCGGGGGTGCTCATGCCCGGAGTATAGGGCGGCGTTCAGGCCCCCGGTTGGGGGACGCGCGGTGGAGGTTTTGCGCGGTGGGGTGGGCGCGGCGTCTGGTAGAGTGGATGCTCATGTGCCCCCGAACGGGGGCCTGGGAGGCATCGATGAGCGAGGAACTGCAGCTGCGCGAGGGCGATTCAGTGGTGTACCCGAACCACGGGGCGGGCGTGGTCCGCGCGCTCACGGAACGCACGGTGCTGGGCGTGAAGCAGGCGTACTACGAGGTGCATCTGTTCGGCAAGGACGCGCAGGTGCTCGTGCCGGTGGCGCGCGCCCGTGATCTGGGCCTGCGGCGCGCAACGCGCCGCGAGGACGTCCCCAACCTGCTCGCGGAACTCAGCACGGACATCCCGCTGCCGGAGAGCTTCCAGGCGCGGTACCGCGCGGAGCAGGAGCTGTTGCAGGCCGCGGACCTCGTGACGCTCACGCGCCTGGTGGGCACGCTGGTGCGCCGCGACGTGACGCGCGGCCTGCCGTCCAGCGAGATGGACGTGCTGATGCACGCCCGCAAGACGCTGGAAGCGGAACTGGAAGTCGCGCTGGGCGGCGGCGGGCGCGTGGCGCTCGAAGCAGCGCTCAGTGAGCTGATGGGCGCCGCGCGGCAGGTCTGACGGCATAACGCGGCGGGACGCACGCGCTCGGGGCGCGCGTCCCGCCGCGTTATGCTACGGTGACTACTTGCTCCGCGTGCCCTTCGCGGCCCTCACGGTGAGGGCCTGATCGCGCACGCCCAGCTTGAGGGTCCCCCATGACTGAAGACGCGCCCGCCCCCCTGTATTCCCCTCGTACCGTCCGTGACCTGATGCAGCGTCACGGCATTCGCGCCACCAAGAGCCTCGGGCAGAATTTCTTGGTGGACGGGAACGTCCTGCGGTCCATAGCCGACGCGGGCGGCGCGGCGTCCGGCGTGAGCGTCCTGGAGGTCGGGCCGGGCTTGGGCGTCCTGACGCGCGAGGTGGCGGAGCGCGGCGCGCACGTCGTGACGCTCGAAAAGGACGAGCGGCTGCGGCCGGTGCTGGCCGAGACGCTCGCAGGCCTGGACGTGGAAGTCGTGTGGGGGGACGCGCTGAAATTCGATTACGACCGCCTGCCGGACGGCACGCGCGTGATCGCGAACCTGCCGTACTACATCAGCACGGCGCTGCTCAGCAAGTTCATGGCTTCGGCGCGTATCGTCTCGGCGACGGTGCTGGTGCAGCGTGAGGTGGCGGAGCGTCTGGCGGCGAAGCCCGGCGAGGACGCGTACGGGTTCATGAGCGCGCTGGCGGCGCTGCATGGCCGCGTGCGGATCGTGCGGGACGTGCCGAAGGGCGCGTTCATTCCCGCGCCGGACGTGACCAGCAGCGTCGTGCGCCTGGACTTCACAGGCTTCGAGGACAGCGGGCAGAAGCCGGACGCGCGCCTGATCCGCCTGATGGAGGCCGCGCTGCATCACCGCCGCAAGACCATGCGCAACAACCTGCGCATGGCGGGGTTCGATGCAGGCGCGGTGGAACAGGCGCTGGAGACTGTGGGGTTGCGCGCGGACGTGCGCGCGGAGGACGTGGCGTTGCGGGACATGCACCGCTTCGCGCAGGCGCTGGGCGTGTTAGCATGAAGCACCTACGCACGCACACTCAGGGCCCGATGTTGGCGGGACCCAGGAGGTTTTGACGTGAAGTTTTTCGTGATTGGCGACGTGACGGTGGACCACCTGTACCACCTGGACCGCCTGCCCCGGGCAGGCGAGGAGGTCGCGCCGACGCACGCGAGCATGCAGCCGGGCGGCGCGGGCGGCACCATCAGCGTGACGCTCGCGCGCCTGGGGCACACCGTGACGCTCGCGGCGCGCGTCGGGCAGGACCCGTTCGCGGAGTACGCGCTCGCGCAGGTGCAGGAGAGCGGCGTGTCCCAGACAGCCGTGCAGCGCGACCCGGACCACCTGACGAGCACCATCACCGTGATGCAGACGCCCGACGGGCGCCGCGCCATGATCAGCAGCGGCGCCGCGAACCGCCAGCTGGACGCCGCGAAGCTCAAGAAAAAGGACGTGGAGGGCGCAAACGCGCTGGTCGTCAGCGCGTACAGCCTGATCAGCGGCCCGCAGCGCGAGTACGCGCTGAAAGCCATCGGGTACGCGAAGAAGGCTGAAGTGCCGGTCTTCATCGATCTGGGCACGGGCGCCGTGAACGCCGCCGGGAAACGCCTGCTGGACAGCGTGCTCAGCGCGGACTACATCCTGCTCAACCAGCATGAGCTGCTCGCCATGACGGAAACCACGTCGATCAGCGCGGCCCTCACGGAACTCGGGCGTCTCGGCGCGCGTCAGGTCGTCGTGAAGGTCGGCGCGATGGGCAGCATCGTGTGGACGCCCGAGGAGACGGACCTCGTGGACGCCGTGAATACCGGCGAGGACGTCGTGGATTCCACGGGCGCCGGGGACACGTTCGTGGCGGCGTTCGCGCACGCCATCCTGGCCGGGGAGCCGCTGGCGAACGCCGCGCGCTTCGCGAACGCCGCCGGGGCGCTCGCCGCGACGACGGTGGGCGCGCAGACGCGGCCGATCACGCAGCAGGACCTCGCGGCCCTGACGCGCTGAACGGCGTCGCGCCTGCTTGGCGGGTTTTTGCTACACTACCGGAGTTGCACGCTGGCGACGCGCGGCGTCATGCCGAGAACGGACGGGCCGGAACACGCCCACCCACACGGCCGCCAGCGCGCCTGCCCGGCCTGAGGATCACCCCAGCGACCGGCGCGCTG encodes:
- a CDS encoding bifunctional ADP-dependent NAD(P)H-hydrate dehydratase/NAD(P)H-hydrate epimerase, with amino-acid sequence MPPHPEPVLTAGGVRAMDADLDRAGLLDLAMEHAGRAVADHARAHFPGARVLLLAGSGANGGDALVAARHLHALGEDARVLALPARHPLTRANRRRLTALGVPTARLSAPALAGALRRADLIIDGLLGTGFVPPLQPALAALTARVNASGLPVLSIDVPTGVNADTAEADDDALRATYTVVLAGLKPTLLFGPAAHHAGTLLHGDLRVPPAFAARHAVATREDDAALAARLPVRFADAHKGTAGRVWVVGGHPGTTGAPLIAGVGALRAGAGLITVHSEADLPLLTPELMLRRHADLTRDLQDQAKPDAVVLGMGLGSRALTVARAALAWDVPTVLDADALQPELTGVTHARTVLTPHPGEAARLLGTDTPAITRDPLGAARALQERYACTVLLKGGPSVVAGPDGLTVVRGGHPGMASGGMGDLLGGVIAALLGQGLSAPDATRAGARLHARAGERAAVTHGYGLSATDVAAELGGAWADLMTARPAEFPVG
- a CDS encoding tetratricopeptide repeat protein, which produces MSTPDAWTAPLSTRDAPRAHALALQAGADAALTAALDDLVALQEAVRARAYLQAHAHLTRYRADLDDTSDAPTLWAHADPDALHAAVTALQDVDGARITDPADLEARLAPALENPWTRAEALNVQGVLYALGGDVTDARAAFQAALDLDARHYRALTNLGNLDLEAGAYADAERQYRAALALHKDYPGAHHNLAVALRKQKRMGESLRSFKTGQRLAGRQERERTRVEMQAQSGKLSGALPRNRLVWIAGAAVVGVLLLRNLLGG
- a CDS encoding CarD family transcriptional regulator; this encodes MSEELQLREGDSVVYPNHGAGVVRALTERTVLGVKQAYYEVHLFGKDAQVLVPVARARDLGLRRATRREDVPNLLAELSTDIPLPESFQARYRAEQELLQAADLVTLTRLVGTLVRRDVTRGLPSSEMDVLMHARKTLEAELEVALGGGGRVALEAALSELMGAARQV
- the rsmA gene encoding 16S rRNA (adenine(1518)-N(6)/adenine(1519)-N(6))-dimethyltransferase RsmA encodes the protein MTEDAPAPLYSPRTVRDLMQRHGIRATKSLGQNFLVDGNVLRSIADAGGAASGVSVLEVGPGLGVLTREVAERGAHVVTLEKDERLRPVLAETLAGLDVEVVWGDALKFDYDRLPDGTRVIANLPYYISTALLSKFMASARIVSATVLVQREVAERLAAKPGEDAYGFMSALAALHGRVRIVRDVPKGAFIPAPDVTSSVVRLDFTGFEDSGQKPDARLIRLMEAALHHRRKTMRNNLRMAGFDAGAVEQALETVGLRADVRAEDVALRDMHRFAQALGVLA
- a CDS encoding carbohydrate kinase family protein, encoding MKFFVIGDVTVDHLYHLDRLPRAGEEVAPTHASMQPGGAGGTISVTLARLGHTVTLAARVGQDPFAEYALAQVQESGVSQTAVQRDPDHLTSTITVMQTPDGRRAMISSGAANRQLDAAKLKKKDVEGANALVVSAYSLISGPQREYALKAIGYAKKAEVPVFIDLGTGAVNAAGKRLLDSVLSADYILLNQHELLAMTETTSISAALTELGRLGARQVVVKVGAMGSIVWTPEETDLVDAVNTGEDVVDSTGAGDTFVAAFAHAILAGEPLANAARFANAAGALAATTVGAQTRPITQQDLAALTR